A genome region from Pseudomonas pergaminensis includes the following:
- the mnmG gene encoding tRNA uridine-5-carboxymethylaminomethyl(34) synthesis enzyme MnmG produces the protein MDFPSRFEVIVIGGGHAGTEAALASARMGVKTLLLTHNVETLGAMSCNPAIGGIGKSHLVKEIDALGGVMAMATDKGGIQFRVLNSRKGPAVRATRAQADRILYKAAVRETLENQPNLWIFQQAADDLIVEQDQVRGVVTQMGLRFFAESVVLTTGTFLGGLIHIGMQNYSGGRAGDPPSIALAKRLRELPLRVGRLKTGTPPRIDGRSVDFSVMTEQAGDTPIPVMSFMGSKEQHPKQVSCWITHTNARTHEIIAANLDRSPMYSGVIEGIGPRYCPSIEDKIHRFADKESHQVFIEPEGLTTHELYPNGISTSLPFDVQIQIVQSIRGMENAHIVRPGYAIEYDYFDPRDLKYSLETKVIGGLFFAGQINGTTGYEEAGAQGLLAGTNAALRAQGKDSWCPRRDEAYIGVLVDDLITLGTQEPYRMFTSRAEYRLILREDNADLRLTEKGRELGLVDDARWAAFCKKRESIALEEQRLKSTWVRPGTEQGDAIAEKFGTPLTHEYNLLNLLSRPEIDYAGLVEVTGQGAEDPQVAEQVEIKTKYAGYIDRQQDEIARLRASENTKLPVDIDYSGISGLSKEIQSKLGITRPETLGQASRIPGVTPAAISLLMIHLKKRGAGRQLEQSA, from the coding sequence GTGGATTTCCCTTCCCGTTTTGAAGTGATCGTCATCGGCGGCGGTCATGCCGGTACCGAGGCAGCACTGGCGTCAGCACGCATGGGCGTAAAAACCCTGTTGTTGACGCATAACGTGGAGACCCTCGGCGCCATGAGTTGCAACCCTGCCATCGGTGGGATCGGCAAAAGCCATCTGGTCAAGGAAATCGACGCCCTTGGCGGCGTAATGGCCATGGCTACCGACAAAGGTGGTATCCAATTCCGCGTGCTCAACAGCCGCAAGGGCCCGGCCGTAAGGGCCACTCGGGCACAAGCCGACCGCATTCTGTACAAGGCTGCGGTGCGCGAAACCCTGGAAAACCAGCCGAACCTGTGGATATTTCAACAAGCCGCCGATGACCTGATCGTCGAGCAGGACCAGGTACGCGGTGTTGTCACGCAAATGGGCCTGCGTTTCTTCGCAGAATCCGTGGTGTTGACCACCGGTACGTTCCTTGGCGGACTTATCCACATCGGTATGCAGAATTATTCCGGGGGTCGTGCCGGTGATCCGCCGTCGATTGCCCTGGCAAAACGACTGCGTGAATTGCCGCTGCGTGTCGGCCGCCTGAAAACCGGGACCCCGCCGCGTATCGACGGGCGTTCTGTGGATTTTTCGGTGATGACCGAGCAAGCCGGCGATACACCTATCCCGGTCATGTCGTTCATGGGCTCCAAGGAGCAGCACCCGAAACAGGTGAGCTGCTGGATTACCCACACCAATGCCCGCACCCACGAAATCATTGCCGCGAACCTTGATCGTTCGCCGATGTATTCCGGGGTGATCGAAGGCATCGGCCCGCGTTACTGCCCGTCGATCGAAGACAAGATCCACCGCTTTGCCGACAAAGAAAGCCACCAGGTCTTCATCGAGCCCGAAGGCTTGACCACTCACGAGCTGTACCCAAACGGGATTTCCACTTCCCTGCCGTTCGACGTGCAAATCCAGATCGTGCAATCGATTCGCGGCATGGAAAACGCGCACATCGTGCGTCCGGGCTACGCCATCGAGTATGACTACTTCGACCCGCGTGACCTGAAGTACAGCCTCGAAACCAAAGTGATCGGCGGCCTGTTCTTCGCCGGGCAAATCAACGGCACCACCGGTTACGAAGAAGCTGGCGCCCAAGGTTTGCTGGCCGGTACCAACGCAGCATTGCGCGCACAGGGCAAAGACAGCTGGTGCCCGCGTCGCGATGAAGCGTACATCGGTGTATTGGTCGACGACCTGATTACCTTGGGGACCCAGGAACCGTACCGGATGTTTACTTCCCGGGCGGAATATCGCCTGATCCTGCGTGAAGACAACGCTGACCTGCGCCTGACCGAGAAAGGTCGCGAACTGGGCCTGGTCGATGACGCCCGTTGGGCCGCCTTCTGCAAAAAACGCGAAAGCATTGCATTGGAAGAACAGCGCCTGAAAAGCACCTGGGTCCGCCCGGGCACCGAGCAAGGCGACGCGATTGCCGAAAAATTCGGCACACCGTTGACCCACGAATACAACTTGCTGAACCTGCTGTCCCGTCCGGAAATCGACTACGCTGGTCTGGTCGAAGTGACAGGCCAGGGTGCAGAAGACCCACAGGTTGCCGAGCAGGTCGAGATCAAGACCAAATACGCCGGTTACATTGACCGCCAACAGGACGAGATCGCCCGCCTGCGCGCCAGTGAAAACACCAAGCTGCCTGTGGATATCGACTACTCCGGGATTTCCGGGCTGTCGAAGGAAATTCAAAGCAAGCTGGGGATAACTCGGCCAGAGACCCTGGGCCAGGCTTCACGTATCCCCGGTGTTACCCCTGCAGCGATTTCGCTGTTGATGATCCATTTGAAAAAACGCGGCGCGGGCCGTCAGTTGGAGCAAAGCGCTTGA
- a CDS encoding sigma-70 family RNA polymerase sigma factor, which produces MSPSSHTAAVQNIYEQHHSWLHGWLKGKLHNACDAADVAHDTFVRILGGRHAGQIVEPRDYLATIARGLVIDRYRRHAIEQAYKQTLAERPEAIAISEEDKAIIIETLVAVDKALSALGERARRIFMLSQIEGLTYQQIADQLQVSLTTVKKHMIRALTECALIMASL; this is translated from the coding sequence ATGTCCCCTTCTTCACACACGGCTGCGGTCCAGAACATCTATGAGCAGCACCATTCCTGGCTGCACGGGTGGCTCAAAGGGAAGTTGCATAACGCCTGCGATGCGGCCGATGTGGCGCACGACACGTTCGTGCGCATCCTGGGCGGGCGGCATGCGGGGCAGATCGTTGAACCGCGAGACTATTTGGCGACCATTGCCAGGGGCTTGGTGATTGATCGTTACCGTCGACATGCCATCGAACAGGCCTATAAGCAAACCTTGGCCGAACGGCCTGAAGCCATAGCCATCAGCGAAGAAGACAAAGCCATCATCATCGAGACGTTGGTGGCTGTGGATAAAGCCTTGTCGGCACTCGGCGAGCGAGCACGGCGGATATTTATGCTGTCGCAGATCGAGGGCCTGACTTATCAACAGATTGCCGATCAGCTTCAGGTTTCACTGACCACGGTGAAGAAACACATGATCCGTGCATTGACCGAATGCGCATTGATCATGGCCAGCTTGTAA
- a CDS encoding FecR domain-containing protein, producing the protein MAAPDRKTFEAAASWYVQFQSQTPTAAERQAWQQWLNGDPSHQAAWNQMEQLQRSLGALPQDFTRRALSTGQQRRQVLKWMLVLGGTGYLGWNVQQHTPLANVWADYRTSVGERRRIELADGTRIDLNTRTAIDVVFDGRQRLIRLREGEVLIHTGKRGGQTPFYVETRQGRIQALGTTFTVRQLPDSTRVGVLEDRVSVAPGDQPNHARLLSAGESADFDRQHVGLNHAYRGSQAAWVDGQLIVLDARLGDVIEDLARYRPGVLQCDLASARLRVSGTFRLDSTDAVLANLQATLPIQVKYFTRYWVSVKRIG; encoded by the coding sequence ATGGCGGCGCCGGATCGCAAAACCTTTGAGGCCGCTGCCAGTTGGTATGTGCAGTTTCAATCCCAAACCCCTACCGCCGCCGAGCGTCAAGCCTGGCAACAATGGCTAAACGGCGATCCGTCCCATCAGGCCGCGTGGAACCAGATGGAGCAGTTGCAGCGCAGTCTCGGCGCCCTGCCCCAGGATTTCACCCGCCGCGCCTTGTCGACCGGACAGCAACGACGCCAGGTGTTGAAGTGGATGCTGGTGCTGGGCGGTACCGGGTACCTCGGCTGGAATGTCCAGCAACACACGCCCCTGGCCAATGTATGGGCCGACTACCGGACGTCCGTGGGAGAGCGCCGGCGTATCGAGCTGGCTGACGGTACACGGATTGATCTGAACACCCGTACGGCAATTGATGTGGTATTCGATGGGCGCCAGCGTTTGATTCGCCTGCGTGAAGGTGAAGTACTTATCCACACCGGCAAGCGGGGTGGCCAGACGCCCTTTTATGTCGAGACCCGCCAAGGCCGAATCCAAGCCTTGGGCACCACCTTCACCGTGCGTCAGTTGCCAGACTCCACACGTGTCGGCGTCCTCGAGGATCGGGTGAGCGTAGCGCCTGGTGACCAACCCAATCACGCGCGGCTACTCAGTGCCGGTGAAAGCGCTGACTTCGATCGCCAACACGTGGGGCTTAACCACGCGTACCGCGGCTCACAAGCGGCGTGGGTCGATGGTCAGTTGATCGTATTGGACGCTCGCCTCGGGGATGTGATCGAAGACCTCGCCCGCTACCGCCCGGGCGTCCTGCAATGCGACTTGGCGTCGGCACGCCTGCGTGTCTCCGGGACCTTCCGCCTGGATTCCACTGATGCGGTACTGGCCAATCTGCAGGCAACCCTGCCGATCCAGGTGAAGTACTTCACCCGCTATTGGGTTTCAGTGAAACGAATCGGTTGA